From Burkholderia sp. WP9, a single genomic window includes:
- the efeB gene encoding iron uptake transporter deferrochelatase/peroxidase subunit produces the protein MANDHPPRPSRRGFLKAGGAAVAAGAGLATSQSALARTQAHAPVDPQLAVEPFYGAHQGGIVTPQQSHTYVAALDLTTEKRDDVIALLRAWTDAAARLTQGGTAAPLPTGDAGDNKAAPDSGDVLGLGPCGLTITFGFGPGLFTHEGKDRYGLAARRPAALVDLPRFNGDQLIKEKTGGDLFIQACANDQQVAFHAVRQLARLAYGTAAMRWGQSGFLSGPRGQTPRNLMGFKDGTNNPSTAKPQLMNEFVWAGASADAPWMEGGTYTVVRRIRITLEHWDNTELDFQEQVFGRHKYSGAPIGKKNEFDAVDLKEEDKDGNPVIPENSHVRLSNQASNNGAQILRRSYSYNDGTNFYIERWPPWRQETEYDAGLIFIAHQGDPRTGFIPINDKLAKFDMMNQFTTHVGSAIFAVPPGAKPGSYIGAGLFEA, from the coding sequence ATGGCAAACGATCACCCCCCGCGGCCTTCACGGCGCGGGTTTCTCAAGGCGGGCGGCGCCGCGGTCGCAGCAGGCGCGGGGCTGGCTACGTCGCAGAGCGCGCTCGCCAGAACGCAGGCGCATGCACCCGTCGATCCGCAACTGGCCGTCGAGCCGTTCTACGGCGCGCATCAGGGCGGCATCGTCACACCGCAGCAAAGCCACACCTACGTCGCCGCGCTCGATCTGACCACCGAGAAACGTGACGACGTGATCGCGCTGCTGCGCGCGTGGACCGACGCCGCCGCGCGTCTCACGCAAGGCGGCACGGCCGCGCCGCTGCCGACCGGCGACGCCGGCGACAACAAGGCCGCGCCCGATTCCGGCGATGTGCTCGGCCTCGGCCCCTGCGGCCTGACGATCACCTTCGGCTTCGGCCCCGGTCTTTTCACGCATGAAGGCAAGGATCGCTACGGCCTCGCCGCGCGCCGCCCCGCCGCGCTCGTCGATCTGCCGCGCTTTAACGGCGACCAGTTGATCAAGGAAAAAACCGGCGGCGATCTGTTCATTCAGGCCTGCGCGAACGATCAGCAGGTCGCGTTTCACGCGGTCCGGCAGTTGGCGCGTCTCGCTTACGGCACGGCGGCGATGCGCTGGGGCCAGTCCGGTTTCCTGTCGGGTCCGCGCGGTCAGACGCCGCGCAATCTGATGGGCTTCAAGGACGGCACCAACAATCCGTCCACCGCGAAGCCGCAGTTGATGAACGAATTCGTGTGGGCCGGCGCCAGCGCCGACGCGCCGTGGATGGAAGGCGGCACCTACACCGTCGTGCGACGCATCCGCATCACGCTGGAGCACTGGGACAACACCGAGCTGGACTTTCAGGAACAGGTATTCGGGCGCCACAAGTACAGCGGCGCGCCGATCGGCAAGAAGAACGAATTCGACGCCGTGGACCTGAAGGAAGAGGACAAGGACGGCAATCCGGTGATTCCGGAGAACTCGCACGTGCGTCTGTCCAATCAGGCGAGCAACAACGGCGCGCAGATTCTGCGGCGTTCGTACTCGTATAACGACGGCACGAACTTCTACATCGAGCGCTGGCCGCCATGGCGCCAGGAAACCGAATACGACGCGGGCCTCATTTTCATCGCGCATCAGGGCGACCCGCGCACCGGCTTCATTCCGATCAACGACAAGCTCGCGAAGTTCGACATGATGAACCAGTTCACGACGCACGTAGGCAGCGCGATTTTCGCCGTGCCGCCGGGCGCGAAGCCGGGTTCGTATATCGGCGCGGGATTGTTCGAGGCGTAA
- a CDS encoding iron ABC transporter substrate-binding protein: MAYNWFGTRLRVLSSAAALTLAAFATVPSAAHAASITLYNAQHEQVVNLLAKDFEKQSGISVKIRNGEGPAMAAQIVAEGAATPADVYFTENSPELMLLEEKGLLNKVDASTLATVPARFSSPSGAWVAVTARENVLAYNTTKVQASQLPQSLFDLAKPEWKGKIGIAPSDGDFLPLVSAVLALKGEAQTVQWLKGLKANAQIFDDDEGVVAAVNRGGVATGLINNYYWARLHAELGDGKTRSAIYHFGNGDAGAAVNVSGAAVLKSAHNTDGAQKFLAYLVSDRAQQLMANSHVMFEYPLHAGVAPDPILKPFAELSPPPLTIQQLGDDSQAGKLLRQAGLL; the protein is encoded by the coding sequence ATGGCTTACAACTGGTTTGGCACTCGTCTGCGTGTTCTGAGCAGCGCGGCCGCGCTTACGCTGGCCGCTTTCGCGACGGTGCCGTCGGCGGCGCACGCCGCGTCGATCACGCTGTATAACGCGCAGCACGAGCAGGTCGTCAATCTGCTCGCCAAGGACTTCGAAAAACAGTCGGGCATTTCGGTGAAGATCCGCAACGGCGAAGGGCCGGCCATGGCCGCGCAGATCGTCGCCGAAGGCGCCGCCACGCCCGCTGACGTGTACTTCACGGAAAACTCGCCGGAGCTGATGCTGCTCGAAGAGAAAGGCCTGCTGAACAAGGTGGACGCCTCGACGCTCGCCACCGTGCCGGCGCGCTTCAGTTCGCCGAGCGGCGCATGGGTGGCGGTGACCGCGCGTGAAAACGTGCTCGCCTATAACACCACCAAGGTGCAGGCATCGCAACTGCCGCAATCGCTGTTCGATCTCGCCAAGCCGGAATGGAAAGGCAAGATCGGCATTGCCCCGAGCGACGGTGACTTCCTGCCGCTCGTCTCCGCGGTGCTCGCGTTGAAGGGCGAGGCGCAAACGGTGCAGTGGCTCAAGGGCCTGAAAGCCAACGCGCAGATTTTCGACGACGACGAAGGCGTGGTCGCCGCAGTGAACCGCGGCGGTGTCGCGACCGGACTGATCAACAACTACTACTGGGCGCGCCTGCATGCCGAACTCGGCGACGGCAAAACCCGCAGCGCGATCTATCACTTCGGCAACGGCGACGCCGGCGCGGCCGTGAACGTGTCGGGCGCCGCGGTGCTGAAGTCCGCGCACAACACGGACGGCGCCCAGAAGTTTCTCGCGTACCTGGTCAGCGACCGCGCGCAGCAGTTGATGGCGAATAGCCACGTCATGTTCGAATATCCGCTGCACGCAGGTGTCGCGCCTGACCCGATTCTCAAACCGTTCGCTGAACTGAGCCCGCCGCCGCTGACCATCCAGCAACTCGGCGACGACAGCCAGGCCGGCAAGCTGCTGCGCCAGGCAGGCCTCCTGTAA
- a CDS encoding iron ABC transporter permease produces the protein MSEALSAGPPVVPTAPARARPRAPRGLFAAAALSALLVLLPIALTFWRAASFGAAEAIDLIFRPLVGELLTNTLMITVSTTLVSAVVGTAAAWFVERTHLPGRRAWAVLSAAPLAMPAFISSYAWVSLSLDLQDFAGALLVLTCAYFPLVYLPVAAALRSMDPALEESARTLGCNRWTTFIRVVLPQLRPALLGGMLLIALGVLSEFGAFTLLRFHTFTTQIYAEFRTSFDGGGASLLACLLIVICLIVLAFEFRVRGAARYERVDRGTRRAVLRYDLGVWRWIVVGGFALLSLTTLGVPLGMIGYWLTQPGAAAVTPADVSPELLFNATLSSLGFGLAAALLTTLLVVPLAFLLVRYPTRFATLFERTVFLAQGVPGLVIALAIVSLAVHVLQPLYQSATLLVIAYAMLFMPVALVSVRAAFMQAQPRLEETARALGLNWSQTLFRVVLPLAAPGLGAAAAMVFISVVTELNATLLLSPLDTQTLATQVWADTSTMAFAAAAPYAALLTGISLFASGLLFALLGKSALLGERG, from the coding sequence ATGAGCGAAGCATTGTCAGCCGGCCCGCCGGTTGTCCCCACTGCGCCGGCGCGCGCCCGTCCGCGCGCGCCGCGTGGCCTGTTCGCGGCGGCGGCACTGAGCGCTTTGCTGGTATTGCTGCCGATCGCGTTGACGTTCTGGCGTGCCGCGAGCTTCGGCGCGGCCGAGGCGATCGATCTGATCTTCCGTCCGCTGGTCGGCGAACTGCTGACCAACACGCTGATGATCACAGTCTCGACCACGCTGGTCTCCGCGGTGGTCGGCACGGCCGCCGCGTGGTTCGTCGAACGCACGCACTTGCCGGGACGCCGCGCGTGGGCCGTGTTGAGCGCCGCGCCGCTCGCCATGCCGGCCTTTATCTCGAGCTATGCGTGGGTGTCGCTGAGCCTGGATTTGCAGGACTTCGCGGGCGCCTTGCTCGTGCTCACCTGCGCGTATTTTCCGCTCGTCTATCTGCCGGTCGCCGCAGCGTTGCGCAGCATGGATCCCGCGCTCGAAGAAAGCGCGCGCACACTCGGCTGCAACCGTTGGACCACCTTCATTCGCGTGGTGCTGCCGCAACTGCGTCCCGCGTTGCTCGGCGGCATGCTGCTGATCGCGCTCGGCGTGCTGTCCGAGTTCGGTGCGTTCACACTGCTGCGTTTTCACACGTTCACCACGCAGATCTACGCGGAATTCCGCACCAGTTTCGATGGCGGCGGCGCGTCGCTGCTCGCGTGCCTGCTGATCGTGATCTGCCTGATCGTGCTGGCATTCGAGTTCCGCGTGCGCGGCGCGGCGCGCTATGAACGCGTGGATCGCGGCACCCGCCGCGCGGTGTTGCGCTACGACCTCGGCGTGTGGCGCTGGATCGTCGTCGGCGGCTTTGCGCTGCTGTCGCTCACCACGCTCGGCGTGCCGCTCGGCATGATCGGCTACTGGCTCACACAACCGGGCGCGGCTGCCGTCACGCCGGCCGACGTGTCGCCCGAACTGCTGTTCAATGCGACGCTCTCGTCGCTCGGTTTCGGTCTGGCCGCCGCGTTGCTGACCACGCTGCTGGTCGTGCCGCTCGCGTTCCTGCTGGTGCGCTATCCGACCCGTTTCGCGACGCTGTTCGAACGCACGGTGTTTCTCGCGCAAGGCGTGCCGGGTCTCGTAATCGCACTGGCGATCGTGTCGCTCGCGGTGCACGTGCTGCAACCGCTCTATCAGAGCGCGACGCTGCTGGTGATCGCCTACGCGATGCTGTTCATGCCGGTGGCGCTGGTCAGCGTGCGCGCCGCCTTCATGCAGGCGCAGCCGCGCCTCGAGGAGACCGCACGCGCACTCGGCCTGAACTGGTCGCAAACGCTGTTTCGCGTGGTGCTGCCGCTGGCGGCGCCCGGACTCGGCGCGGCCGCGGCGATGGTGTTCATCTCGGTCGTCACCGAACTGAACGCGACGCTGCTGCTCTCCCCGCTCGACACGCAAACGCTCGCCACCCAGGTCTGGGCCGACACCTCGACCATGGCGTTCGCAGCCGCCGCGCCGTACGCGGCGCTGCTCACCGGCATTTCGCTGTTCGCCTCGGGCCTGCTGTTCGCACTGCTCGGCAAGTCGGCGCTACTCGGCGAACGCGGCTGA
- a CDS encoding ABC transporter ATP-binding protein, whose protein sequence is MSELRIRGLQKSFDGQPVLHGIDLSVERGTLLALLGPSGSGKTTLLRLLCGFERADGGSVEIDGRRVAGDGLHVPSEQRHIGYVPQEGALFPHLSVAENIVFGLPRAQRRARHRVAELLELVGLPANFGERAPQQLSGGQQQRVALARALAPSPTLVMLDEPFSSLDAALRLETRQAVASALAATGATAVLVTHDQSEALSLGHEVAVLWNGRLIQTATPENLYRRPVTRELASFVGEAVLLPGVVSQNRVSCELGELPLAGPIGEGAVDVMVRPEQIRLLRAEDTLHNGATVHDAVVTEVVFQGQDAGVALQLRAATRTLIRARVPGYLCPRPGEQVRLAVDGEVTAYARA, encoded by the coding sequence ATGAGCGAACTTCGTATCCGCGGGCTGCAAAAATCTTTCGACGGCCAACCGGTGCTGCACGGCATCGATCTTTCCGTCGAGCGCGGCACGCTGCTCGCGCTGCTGGGTCCGTCGGGCAGCGGCAAGACCACGCTGCTGCGCCTCTTGTGCGGTTTCGAACGTGCGGATGGCGGCAGTGTCGAAATCGACGGCCGCCGCGTGGCCGGCGACGGTCTGCATGTGCCGTCGGAACAGCGCCATATCGGCTACGTGCCGCAGGAAGGCGCGCTGTTTCCGCATCTGTCCGTGGCGGAGAACATCGTGTTCGGCTTGCCGCGCGCGCAACGCCGCGCGCGGCATCGCGTGGCCGAGTTGCTGGAGCTGGTCGGCTTGCCGGCCAACTTCGGCGAACGCGCACCGCAGCAGCTATCGGGCGGGCAGCAGCAACGCGTCGCGCTGGCGCGCGCGCTCGCGCCGTCGCCCACGCTGGTGATGCTCGACGAACCTTTCTCCTCGCTCGATGCCGCGTTGCGGCTCGAAACCCGGCAAGCCGTGGCAAGCGCGCTCGCCGCGACCGGCGCGACGGCCGTGCTGGTCACGCACGATCAATCCGAGGCGTTGTCGCTCGGGCATGAGGTGGCCGTGTTGTGGAACGGCCGGCTGATCCAGACGGCGACGCCGGAAAACCTCTACCGTCGGCCCGTGACGCGCGAGCTGGCGTCGTTCGTCGGCGAGGCGGTGTTGTTGCCGGGCGTGGTCAGTCAGAACCGCGTGAGTTGCGAACTGGGCGAATTGCCGCTGGCCGGGCCGATAGGCGAAGGCGCTGTCGATGTAATGGTGCGGCCCGAGCAGATCCGTCTGCTGCGCGCCGAAGACACGCTGCACAACGGCGCAACGGTGCATGACGCGGTCGTCACGGAAGTGGTCTTCCAGGGACAGGACGCAGGCGTCGCGCTGCAACTGCGCGCCGCCACACGAACCCTGATCCGCGCGCGCGTGCCGGGTTATCTTTGCCCGCGGCCAGGCGAACAGGTCCGGCTCGCGGTAGATGGCGAGGTGACGGCTTACGCGCGTGCCTAG
- a CDS encoding LysR family transcriptional regulator, which produces MHPEFDVDLLRTFVAVVETGSFTKASATVHRSQAAVSMQIKRLETMLGTTLFARNTRNLSLTRPGNTLLEYARRVLALHEEAWSAIVRPEVTGRVVLGAPDDYVSSLLSPVLRRFSNLYPHVEIEIVCAQSTSLAPMLADNKIDLAFVTRDRKLRGEFVRSEPMVWVGASVDTPVLAASPLPVGLYEPGCVARQHTLAALDGARIRYRAAFSSASLMGLVATVDAGLSVIALTRCSVPPRFAILGEAQGLPTIAPLEIVVARSAKSDRPTCDYLAAQMVQDLSVRPQSRGAAA; this is translated from the coding sequence ATGCACCCGGAATTCGACGTCGATCTGTTGCGCACTTTCGTCGCGGTGGTGGAAACGGGCAGCTTCACGAAGGCGTCGGCGACCGTGCATCGTTCGCAGGCGGCCGTCAGCATGCAGATCAAGCGGCTCGAAACCATGCTCGGCACGACGCTGTTCGCCCGCAATACGCGCAATCTGTCGCTCACGCGGCCGGGCAATACGCTGCTCGAATACGCGCGGCGCGTGCTGGCGCTGCATGAGGAGGCGTGGTCGGCGATCGTGCGGCCCGAGGTCACCGGGCGCGTGGTGCTCGGTGCGCCGGACGATTACGTGTCCTCGTTGCTGTCGCCCGTATTGCGGCGTTTTTCGAATCTGTATCCGCATGTGGAGATCGAAATCGTCTGCGCGCAGAGCACCTCGCTCGCGCCGATGCTGGCCGACAACAAGATCGACCTCGCCTTCGTCACGCGCGACCGCAAGTTGCGCGGCGAATTCGTGCGCAGCGAGCCGATGGTGTGGGTGGGGGCGTCGGTGGATACACCGGTGCTGGCGGCGTCGCCGCTACCGGTGGGACTTTACGAGCCGGGCTGCGTGGCGCGCCAGCATACGCTGGCCGCGCTGGACGGCGCGCGTATCCGCTATCGCGCGGCGTTCAGCAGCGCGAGCCTGATGGGGCTGGTGGCGACCGTGGATGCGGGGTTGTCGGTGATTGCGCTCACGCGTTGCAGCGTGCCGCCGCGCTTCGCGATTCTCGGTGAAGCGCAGGGCTTGCCGACCATCGCGCCGCTGGAAATCGTGGTGGCGCGCAGCGCCAAGTCGGACCGGCCGACGTGTGATTACCTGGCCGCGCAGATGGTGCAGGATTTGTCGGTGCGGCCTCAGTCGCGTGGGGCGGCCGCTTAA
- a CDS encoding DMT family transporter yields MSLTQRQQGAITLASGGLLMGTIGIFVEEARLGALTLVFFRCLFGFLALAAYCAWKGFFTHAHFTRRTVALALISGVLMVTQWVGFFDAIHRTSIAVATVVFHVQPFWVVLMGAALFNERLGVDRLGWIATAFVGLVLASGVAATEHLQGHTSYLIGIREALAGSVLYASVTLIAKGLGDLRPHLLTLAQCAVGVVCLPFIAPLTAEHIGPMQWFWLVGMGVLHTGLSYVLIYGALPKLSTPIIAVLLFVYPLTAILVDAVVYGRALSMPQLAGMALIVVASLGVNLGWPLLSLLRPGGRARRHSCD; encoded by the coding sequence ATGTCCCTCACCCAACGTCAACAAGGCGCCATCACGCTGGCCAGCGGCGGGCTGTTGATGGGCACCATCGGGATCTTCGTCGAGGAAGCGCGGCTCGGCGCGCTGACGCTGGTGTTCTTTCGCTGCCTGTTCGGCTTTCTCGCGCTCGCCGCGTATTGCGCCTGGAAAGGCTTCTTCACGCACGCGCATTTCACACGACGCACCGTCGCGCTCGCGCTGATCTCGGGCGTGCTGATGGTCACGCAGTGGGTCGGGTTCTTCGATGCGATTCATCGCACCAGCATCGCGGTCGCTACCGTGGTGTTTCACGTGCAGCCGTTCTGGGTCGTGCTGATGGGCGCGGCGTTGTTCAACGAGCGGCTCGGCGTGGACCGGCTCGGATGGATTGCGACTGCCTTCGTGGGACTCGTGCTCGCGTCGGGCGTTGCGGCCACTGAGCATCTGCAAGGCCACACGAGCTATCTGATCGGCATTCGGGAAGCGCTCGCGGGTTCGGTGCTGTATGCGAGCGTTACGTTGATCGCCAAGGGACTCGGCGATTTACGGCCGCATCTGCTGACGCTCGCGCAGTGTGCCGTGGGCGTCGTGTGCCTGCCGTTCATTGCGCCGCTCACCGCTGAGCATATCGGCCCGATGCAGTGGTTCTGGCTGGTCGGCATGGGCGTGCTGCATACGGGACTGTCGTATGTGCTGATTTACGGCGCGTTGCCCAAGCTGAGCACGCCGATCATTGCCGTGTTGCTGTTCGTGTACCCGTTGACGGCGATCCTGGTGGATGCCGTTGTGTACGGGCGGGCGTTATCGATGCCGCAGCTTGCCGGCATGGCGTTGATCGTGGTCGCAAGCCTGGGGGTCAATCTCGGGTGGCCGCTGCTTTCGTTGCTGCGGCCGGGTGGACGGGCGCGACGGCATTCGTGCGATTAA
- a CDS encoding MFS transporter, which yields MNSLTDRTSVTRRRTPLNRSQIAGFWGAWAGWTLDGMDSFIYALVLTPALTELLPRSGYAATPANVGLAGSILFALFLVGWGLSFIWGPLADRYGRTKVLAGTIFTFAIFTGLAATSHNVWELGIYRFIAGVGIGGEWALAGTYVAEAWPEDRRKMGAGYLQTGYYAGFFLAAALNYTVGVHYGWRAMFLTGAVPVVVAILILLRVKESEKWQKAEARTVRTKPLREIMGPAYRRRTWVACILLTIAIIGLWAGAVYEPSAVIQLATKAGMAKNDAIRTASLATGLLSIATILGCLALPPLAERIGRKKTLAIYFLGMAIAIVGSFGWAFYLPNGLAPFIAWLFVLGFFGGNFALFSLWLPEQFETRVRATAFAFCTSFGRFVGAGVNFLLGAAVLHMHTLGVPVALTALAFIVGLFVIPFAPETKGEVLPQ from the coding sequence CGTGCTAACGCCGGCGTTGACCGAACTGCTGCCGCGCTCGGGTTATGCTGCGACGCCGGCGAACGTCGGCCTCGCCGGTTCAATCCTGTTCGCGCTGTTTCTGGTCGGCTGGGGGCTGTCGTTCATCTGGGGGCCGCTCGCCGACCGCTACGGCCGCACCAAGGTATTAGCCGGCACGATCTTCACGTTCGCGATTTTTACGGGCCTCGCGGCGACCTCGCACAACGTGTGGGAACTCGGCATCTATCGTTTCATTGCCGGCGTCGGCATTGGCGGCGAGTGGGCGCTGGCCGGGACGTATGTGGCGGAGGCGTGGCCGGAAGATCGCCGCAAGATGGGCGCCGGTTATCTGCAGACGGGTTACTACGCCGGCTTCTTCCTCGCTGCGGCGCTGAATTACACGGTCGGCGTGCATTACGGCTGGCGCGCGATGTTCCTGACCGGCGCGGTGCCCGTGGTGGTCGCGATTCTGATCCTGCTGCGCGTGAAAGAGTCGGAGAAGTGGCAGAAGGCCGAGGCGCGCACGGTGCGCACCAAACCGCTGCGCGAGATCATGGGACCGGCGTATCGGCGCCGCACCTGGGTGGCCTGCATTCTGCTGACGATCGCCATCATCGGGTTGTGGGCCGGCGCGGTGTACGAGCCGTCCGCCGTGATTCAACTGGCGACCAAGGCCGGCATGGCCAAGAACGACGCGATCAGAACGGCCTCGCTGGCCACGGGCTTGTTGTCCATCGCGACGATCCTCGGCTGTCTCGCGTTGCCGCCGCTAGCCGAGCGCATCGGCCGCAAGAAGACGCTGGCGATCTACTTCCTCGGCATGGCGATCGCGATCGTCGGCAGTTTCGGCTGGGCGTTTTATTTGCCTAACGGTCTCGCGCCGTTCATTGCGTGGCTGTTCGTGCTGGGATTCTTTGGCGGCAATTTCGCGCTGTTCAGCTTGTGGCTGCCGGAGCAGTTCGAAACACGGGTGCGAGCGACGGCGTTTGCGTTCTGCACGTCGTTCGGGCGGTTCGTCGGCGCGGGCGTCAATTTTCTGCTCGGCGCGGCAGTGCTGCATATGCATACGCTCGGCGTGCCGGTGGCGCTGACGGCGCTGGCATTTATCGTCGGTCTGTTCGTGATTCCGTTTGCGCCGGAGACGAAGGGCGAGGTGTTGCCGCAGTGA